The following are from one region of the Paracoccus sp. S3-43 genome:
- a CDS encoding cytochrome c oxidase accessory protein CcoG, which yields MSTPEMDPPSLYAKREPIFPKRVQGRFRNLKWIVMALALTVYYVMPWLRWDRGPTMPDQAVLVDLANRRFFFFWIEIWPHEFYFVAGLLVMAGLGLFLFTSALGRVWCGYACPQTVWTDLFILVERWIEGDRNARIRLHRQKWDAQKIRLSLAKWTVWLVIALMTGGAWIFYFTDAPTLLRNLLTGDAHPVAYITMAILTATTFFFGGFAREQICIYACPWPRIQAAMMDEDTLTVAYREWRGEPRGKTNVRHRPAALAFQAEAESHAAGPEAGGKYPPVPYPGVRTGVGGPIPPDSPGDCIDCMACVNVCPMGIDIRDGQQMECITCALCIDACDEIMDKIGKPRGLIDYMALKDETAERAGAAPKSVWRHIFRPRTILYFTLWSGIGIALIVALFVRSPLDLNVSPVRNPLFVTLSDGAIRNTYEVRLRNKQHEARSFSFAVEGADDLNLAVEGAASGTVQVPADETLSGRLYVTAPVGSPLASAETTALDLVVRDDIDGTTASVGTVFHGRGE from the coding sequence ATGTCCACCCCCGAGATGGACCCCCCCAGCCTTTACGCCAAGCGGGAACCGATCTTCCCCAAGCGTGTGCAAGGGCGGTTCAGGAACCTCAAGTGGATCGTCATGGCCCTGGCCCTGACGGTCTATTACGTCATGCCCTGGCTGCGGTGGGACCGAGGCCCGACCATGCCCGACCAGGCGGTGCTGGTCGATCTTGCCAACCGCCGGTTCTTCTTCTTCTGGATCGAGATCTGGCCCCACGAATTCTATTTCGTCGCGGGCCTGCTGGTCATGGCGGGGCTGGGCCTGTTCCTGTTCACCTCGGCCCTGGGGCGGGTCTGGTGCGGCTATGCCTGCCCGCAGACCGTCTGGACCGACCTGTTCATCCTGGTCGAACGCTGGATCGAGGGCGACCGCAACGCCCGGATCCGCCTGCACCGCCAGAAATGGGACGCGCAGAAAATCCGCCTCAGCCTGGCGAAATGGACGGTCTGGCTGGTGATCGCGCTGATGACCGGCGGGGCCTGGATCTTCTACTTCACCGACGCGCCGACGCTGCTGCGCAACCTGCTGACCGGCGACGCGCATCCGGTCGCCTATATCACCATGGCGATCCTGACCGCGACGACCTTCTTCTTCGGCGGCTTCGCGCGAGAGCAGATCTGCATCTATGCCTGCCCGTGGCCGCGCATCCAGGCGGCGATGATGGACGAGGATACGCTGACCGTCGCCTATCGCGAATGGCGCGGAGAGCCGCGCGGCAAGACCAATGTCCGCCACCGCCCCGCCGCCCTGGCCTTCCAAGCCGAGGCCGAGAGCCACGCGGCCGGTCCCGAGGCGGGCGGCAAATATCCGCCGGTGCCCTATCCCGGCGTGCGCACCGGCGTCGGCGGGCCGATTCCCCCGGATTCGCCGGGCGACTGCATCGACTGCATGGCCTGTGTGAACGTCTGCCCGATGGGCATCGACATCCGCGACGGCCAGCAGATGGAATGCATCACCTGCGCGCTGTGCATCGACGCCTGCGACGAGATCATGGACAAGATCGGCAAGCCGCGCGGGCTGATCGACTATATGGCCCTGAAGGACGAGACCGCCGAACGCGCCGGCGCCGCGCCGAAATCGGTCTGGAGGCATATCTTCCGCCCCCGCACGATCCTGTATTTCACGCTGTGGTCCGGAATCGGCATCGCGCTGATCGTCGCGCTGTTCGTGCGCTCGCCCTTGGATCTGAACGTCTCGCCGGTGCGCAATCCGCTGTTCGTCACCCTGTCGGACGGCGCCATCCGCAACACCTACGAGGTGCGCCTGCGCAACAAGCAGCACGAGGCCCGCAGCTTCAGCTTCGCGGTCGAGGGCGCAGACGACCTGAACCTCGCGGTCGAGGGCGCGGCCTCCGGCACGGTCCAGGTGCCGGCCGACGAAACCCTCAGCGGCAGGCTCTATGTGACCGCACCGGTCGGATCGCCGCTTGCGTCGGCGGAAACGACAGCGTTGGATCTGGTGGTGCGCGACGACATCGACGGAACGACCGCCTCGGTCGGCACCGTCTTCCACGGAAGGGGCGAATGA
- a CDS encoding FixH family protein produces MMTRELTGRHVLIITLAAFGVIIAVNLVMAFLAVGSFPGLEVKNSYVASQEFDRDRQAQESLGWTARASYDGKDVAIEIVDRSGAHPILRDFTATIGRPTHKRADVTPQFQVAGGVYRAPLVLEPGIWNIHVQAMSPDGTPFRQRLDHYAGARVN; encoded by the coding sequence ATGATGACCAGGGAACTGACCGGGCGGCATGTTCTGATCATCACGCTGGCGGCCTTCGGCGTCATCATCGCCGTCAACCTGGTCATGGCCTTCCTGGCCGTCGGCAGCTTTCCGGGGCTTGAGGTCAAGAACAGCTATGTCGCGTCCCAGGAATTCGACCGCGACCGGCAGGCGCAGGAAAGCCTGGGCTGGACCGCCAGGGCCAGCTATGACGGCAAGGACGTCGCCATCGAGATCGTCGACCGCAGCGGCGCCCATCCGATCCTGCGCGATTTCACCGCGACGATCGGACGGCCCACGCACAAGCGCGCCGACGTGACGCCGCAGTTCCAGGTGGCGGGGGGCGTCTATCGCGCGCCGCTGGTGCTGGAGCCGGGGATCTGGAACATCCATGTCCAGGCGATGTCGCCGGACGGCACTCCGTTCCGGCAGCGGCTGGACCATTACGCCGGGGCACGGGTGAACTGA
- a CDS encoding heavy metal translocating P-type ATPase: MADLTASGFSACPACDAAPLAQRLADRTQNAQGTGTVILSLPTAHCAACITDVETALTAHPGVKAARVNLTLRRVTVDAPGLTADDLIPVLAGVGYEAHELDPDALSATTADRQGRDLLMRIGVSGFAMMNIMILSVAVWSGAEAATRDLFHWISGAIALPTVFFAGQPFFRSAWSALRVGRLGMDVPISLALILASAISVYETMNSGHHAYFDGVTMLCFFLLIGRYLDHRTRAIARSAAAELTALEVPRATLLADGTEQVVPVAMLRPGDLIRIRPGARIPADGEIVEGRSEIDRALLTGETLPVLAAPGQMLSAGEVNLTGPLVLRVTAAGRDSSLARLTALVEAAESARGRYTSLADRASRAYSPSVHLIALCSFAGWFWATGDLRLAVNIAAAVLIVTCPCALGLAVPAVATAASGRLFRRGLLIKDGTALERLAEVDTVVFDKTGTLTLSRPVLVSADPLPADLRPVARALAQASSHPLSVALATALQDRPANLTEVTEHPGFGVSGRWQGRVVRLGRADWLGVAEDDENRPTSATWLAVEGQPAVRLDFTDELRPGAADCVAALRKAGLRVVLISGDRQAAVADLAGRLAIQDFRAAVDPQGKEAMVADLAAQGARVLMVGDGLNDTAALARAHASISPASALDAARVASDMVLTGSDLAPVAQAVATARLATRRIRQNFAISIAYNIVAVPLAVAGLVTPLIAALAMSISSITVTLNALRLRD, encoded by the coding sequence ATGGCCGACCTGACAGCCTCGGGCTTCAGCGCCTGCCCTGCCTGCGATGCCGCGCCCCTGGCCCAACGCCTGGCCGACCGGACCCAGAACGCGCAGGGCACGGGCACGGTCATCCTGTCCCTGCCGACCGCCCATTGCGCGGCCTGCATCACCGATGTGGAAACCGCGCTGACCGCCCATCCGGGCGTCAAGGCGGCGCGCGTCAACCTGACCCTGCGCCGGGTCACGGTCGATGCGCCGGGCCTGACGGCCGACGACCTGATCCCGGTGCTGGCGGGCGTGGGATATGAGGCGCATGAGCTGGACCCCGATGCGCTGTCGGCCACCACCGCCGACCGGCAGGGCCGCGACCTGCTGATGCGCATCGGCGTGTCGGGCTTCGCGATGATGAACATCATGATCCTGTCCGTCGCCGTCTGGTCGGGGGCCGAGGCCGCGACCCGCGATCTGTTCCACTGGATCAGCGGCGCCATCGCGCTGCCCACGGTGTTCTTCGCGGGCCAGCCCTTCTTCCGCAGCGCCTGGTCCGCGCTGCGGGTGGGGCGGTTGGGCATGGACGTGCCGATCTCGCTGGCGCTGATCCTGGCCAGCGCGATCTCGGTCTATGAGACGATGAATTCCGGCCATCACGCCTATTTCGACGGCGTGACGATGCTGTGCTTCTTCCTGCTGATCGGCCGCTATCTGGACCACCGCACCCGCGCCATCGCCCGGTCGGCCGCCGCCGAACTGACCGCGCTGGAGGTTCCGCGCGCCACGCTGCTGGCAGACGGGACCGAACAAGTGGTCCCCGTCGCCATGCTGCGTCCCGGCGACCTGATCCGCATCCGCCCCGGCGCCCGGATCCCCGCCGATGGCGAGATCGTCGAGGGCCGGTCGGAAATCGACCGCGCCCTGCTGACCGGAGAAACCCTGCCGGTGCTGGCCGCGCCCGGCCAGATGCTGTCGGCGGGCGAGGTGAACCTGACTGGCCCGCTGGTGCTGCGCGTGACGGCGGCGGGGCGCGATTCGTCGCTGGCCCGCCTGACCGCCCTGGTCGAGGCGGCGGAATCCGCGCGCGGACGCTATACCTCGCTAGCCGATCGGGCCTCGCGCGCCTATTCGCCCAGCGTCCACCTGATCGCGCTGTGCAGCTTTGCGGGCTGGTTCTGGGCCACGGGCGACCTGCGCCTGGCCGTGAACATCGCGGCGGCGGTGCTGATCGTGACCTGCCCCTGCGCGCTTGGCCTGGCGGTTCCGGCGGTCGCCACGGCGGCTTCGGGCCGGTTGTTCCGGCGCGGGCTGCTGATCAAGGACGGCACCGCCCTGGAACGGCTGGCCGAGGTCGATACGGTCGTCTTCGACAAGACCGGCACGCTGACGCTGAGCCGTCCGGTTCTGGTCAGCGCCGATCCGCTGCCCGCCGATCTGCGCCCGGTCGCCCGCGCCCTGGCGCAGGCTTCTTCACATCCGCTGTCGGTCGCCTTGGCCACGGCCTTGCAGGATCGGCCGGCCAACCTGACCGAGGTGACCGAGCATCCGGGCTTCGGCGTCTCGGGCCGCTGGCAAGGGCGGGTGGTCCGGCTGGGCCGCGCCGACTGGCTGGGCGTGGCCGAGGACGATGAAAACAGGCCCACCAGTGCGACCTGGCTGGCGGTCGAGGGCCAGCCCGCCGTTCGGCTGGACTTCACCGACGAACTGCGCCCCGGAGCGGCGGACTGCGTGGCGGCGCTGCGCAAGGCCGGGCTGCGGGTCGTGCTGATCTCGGGCGACCGGCAGGCGGCGGTGGCGGATCTGGCCGGTCGCCTGGCTATCCAGGACTTCCGCGCCGCCGTCGATCCCCAGGGGAAAGAGGCGATGGTCGCCGATCTTGCCGCCCAGGGCGCGCGCGTCCTGATGGTGGGCGACGGGTTGAACGACACGGCCGCGCTTGCCCGCGCCCATGCCTCGATCTCGCCCGCAAGCGCCCTGGATGCAGCGCGGGTCGCCAGCGACATGGTGCTGACCGGCAGCGACCTGGCGCCCGTGGCCCAGGCGGTGGCGACCGCCCGCCTTGCCACCCGGCGCATCCGGCAGAACTTTGCGATCTCGATCGCCTATAATATCGTGGCGGTGCCTCTGGCCGTGGCTGGACTGGTGACGCCGCTGATCGCGGCGCTGGCGATGTCGATCAGCTCGATCACAGTGACGCTGAACGCGCTGCGCCTGCGGGACTGA
- the ccoS gene encoding cbb3-type cytochrome oxidase assembly protein CcoS: MEILSILIPVSLALGAAGLVAFIWALRSRQFEDPKGDAERILSDKWDDRPKPD; this comes from the coding sequence ATGGAGATCCTGTCCATCCTGATCCCGGTTTCGCTGGCCCTGGGCGCGGCGGGCCTTGTCGCCTTCATCTGGGCCTTGCGGTCGCGCCAGTTCGAGGATCCGAAAGGCGATGCGGAACGGATTCTCAGCGACAAATGGGACGACCGCCCCAAGCCCGACTGA
- a CDS encoding serine hydrolase: MIRISQTARLWAFLVLALLVPATLSAAPFAAYVMDARTGQPIYKQNEDTRLHPASLTKMMTLYMAFTAIERGQVRLDSQFPVSTNAASEPPSKLGLKAGQRIELRYLIRAAAIKSANDAATTIGEGLAGSEAAFAQQMTQMARAIGMTNTNFRNAHGLTQEGHYSTARDMTILGRRLFYDFPQYYNIFSRRSADAGIAQVASTNKRFLDAYEGADGIKTGYTRAAGFNLTASAQRGNKRLVATVLGGTSTAHRNQVMAQLLDAGFTRVPNRVREVRPEAPRLLAQRVVRRAQVEPSAAATAPQPQRLVLSASAPPVRVSRPALASTAAVAQAPQAAPQAAPTGGLTLSASARPASRRAPEPVAVAAAPEAAPQAQSASLAAPVLAASVRPAPAPRSRTATAQVANPGADPQAIARAVAEAVPQNGGTSLSLLASPAPKPRSETVILAAMGEGDLADPEALEIVSRPANSGRGWGVTLGLFTSRTEAEKLLLRSALQDGAILGGAARHVADTKRGFQPSFANLTKANAELVCERFASRSQECQVVGR, from the coding sequence GTGATCCGTATTTCCCAGACAGCCCGGCTGTGGGCCTTTCTCGTGCTGGCCCTGCTTGTTCCGGCGACGCTTTCGGCGGCTCCTTTCGCCGCCTATGTGATGGACGCGCGCACCGGCCAGCCGATCTACAAGCAAAACGAGGATACGCGGCTGCATCCCGCGTCCCTGACCAAGATGATGACGCTGTACATGGCCTTTACCGCGATCGAACGCGGGCAGGTCCGGCTGGATTCGCAATTCCCCGTTTCCACCAATGCGGCATCGGAACCGCCCTCCAAGCTGGGCCTGAAGGCGGGCCAACGAATCGAGCTGCGCTATCTGATCCGCGCCGCCGCGATCAAGTCGGCCAACGACGCCGCCACCACCATCGGCGAAGGGCTGGCGGGATCCGAGGCCGCCTTTGCCCAGCAGATGACGCAGATGGCCCGCGCGATCGGCATGACGAACACCAATTTCCGCAACGCCCACGGCCTGACGCAGGAAGGGCACTATTCGACCGCCCGTGACATGACCATCCTGGGCCGCCGACTGTTCTACGACTTCCCGCAATATTACAACATCTTCTCGCGCCGGTCGGCGGATGCGGGGATCGCGCAGGTCGCCTCGACCAACAAGCGGTTCCTGGACGCCTACGAAGGCGCGGACGGGATCAAGACCGGCTATACCCGCGCGGCGGGATTCAACCTGACCGCATCGGCGCAGCGTGGAAACAAGCGGCTGGTCGCCACGGTCCTGGGCGGCACCTCGACCGCGCATCGCAATCAGGTCATGGCGCAACTGCTGGACGCGGGCTTCACGCGCGTGCCCAATCGCGTCCGCGAAGTCCGCCCCGAGGCGCCGCGCCTGCTGGCGCAGCGCGTCGTTCGCCGCGCGCAGGTCGAACCGTCGGCCGCGGCGACCGCGCCCCAGCCGCAACGGCTGGTGCTGTCGGCCTCGGCCCCGCCGGTGCGGGTCAGCCGCCCTGCCCTGGCGTCGACCGCCGCCGTGGCCCAGGCCCCGCAGGCCGCGCCTCAGGCGGCCCCGACGGGCGGCCTGACCCTGTCGGCCAGTGCCCGTCCCGCCAGCCGCCGCGCGCCTGAGCCGGTCGCCGTGGCCGCTGCCCCCGAAGCCGCGCCGCAGGCGCAATCGGCCAGCCTTGCGGCCCCTGTCCTGGCGGCATCCGTCCGCCCTGCCCCGGCGCCCCGGTCCCGCACCGCCACGGCCCAGGTTGCCAATCCCGGCGCCGATCCCCAGGCCATCGCCCGCGCCGTGGCCGAGGCCGTCCCGCAGAATGGCGGCACGTCGCTGTCGCTGCTGGCCTCTCCCGCGCCCAAGCCCCGGTCGGAAACGGTGATTCTGGCCGCGATGGGCGAAGGCGATCTGGCCGATCCCGAGGCTTTGGAGATCGTCTCTCGCCCCGCCAACAGCGGTCGCGGCTGGGGCGTGACGCTGGGCCTGTTCACCTCCAGGACCGAGGCTGAAAAGCTGCTTCTTCGCAGCGCCTTGCAGGACGGCGCGATCCTGGGCGGGGCCGCGCGCCATGTCGCCGACACCAAGCGGGGCTTCCAGCCCAGCTTCGCGAACCTGACCAAGGCCAATGCCGAACTGGTCTGCGAACGCTTCGCCAGCCGGTCGCAGGAATGCCAGGTGGTCGGGCGCTGA
- the clpS gene encoding ATP-dependent Clp protease adapter ClpS → MTDGDGPDDQIELVVKPRTRTQRPPMYKVLMLNDDFTPMEFVVHVLERLFNMTHAQAIEIMLTVHRKGVAVVGVFSHEVAETKVAQVMELARRQQHPLQCTMEKE, encoded by the coding sequence ATGACAGACGGCGACGGACCTGACGACCAGATCGAACTGGTGGTCAAGCCGCGCACGCGCACGCAGCGCCCGCCGATGTACAAGGTCTTGATGCTGAACGACGATTTCACGCCGATGGAATTCGTGGTGCATGTGCTGGAACGGCTGTTCAACATGACCCACGCCCAGGCGATCGAGATCATGCTGACCGTCCATCGCAAGGGGGTGGCGGTCGTCGGCGTCTTCTCGCACGAGGTCGCCGAAACCAAGGTCGCGCAGGTGATGGAACTGGCGCGGCGGCAGCAGCATCCGCTGCAATGCACCATGGAAAAAGAATAG
- a CDS encoding class I SAM-dependent methyltransferase, with the protein MTRLSLALPDGHPGGDLLVIGARGADDLSPLDPARTRIQQGHFSDHRALAARGFRVAPVVDGRFDAALAVLPRAKAEGRARIADAASRLSPGAVLWIDGQKTDGIDSMLRDLRRLAPVDEVHSKAHGKIFRVTVPAGNWLPPDWTARPQQVAPGFVTRPGVFSADGVDPGSAMLAQALPDRMPTRLVDLGAGWGWLSAQALARPGIEVVHLVEADHAALESARDNLADPRARFHWADARDFTLSEPVNGVIMNPPFHDGRAADPRIGADFIAAAARLLTGAGRLWMVANRHLPYETVLAQHFAQVTEMRGDSRFKVIEATGAGRAAAHKGRR; encoded by the coding sequence GTGACGCGTCTTTCCCTCGCCCTCCCGGATGGTCATCCCGGAGGCGATCTTCTTGTCATCGGGGCGCGCGGGGCAGATGACCTGTCACCGCTGGACCCGGCCCGCACCCGCATCCAGCAGGGCCATTTCTCCGACCACCGCGCCTTGGCCGCGCGCGGCTTCCGGGTTGCGCCTGTCGTCGACGGCCGCTTCGACGCGGCCCTGGCCGTCCTGCCCCGCGCCAAGGCCGAGGGGCGGGCCCGCATCGCCGATGCCGCGTCCCGCCTGTCGCCCGGCGCGGTGCTGTGGATCGACGGGCAAAAGACCGATGGCATCGATTCCATGCTGCGGGACTTGCGGCGGCTTGCCCCCGTTGACGAGGTTCACAGCAAGGCCCATGGCAAGATATTCCGCGTGACCGTGCCCGCGGGGAACTGGCTGCCACCCGACTGGACCGCGCGCCCGCAACAGGTCGCGCCGGGTTTCGTGACCCGTCCCGGCGTGTTTTCCGCCGATGGGGTCGATCCCGGATCGGCGATGCTGGCGCAGGCGCTGCCCGACCGGATGCCGACCCGCCTGGTCGACCTGGGCGCGGGATGGGGCTGGCTGTCCGCGCAGGCCCTGGCCCGTCCGGGGATCGAGGTCGTCCATCTGGTCGAGGCCGATCACGCCGCCCTGGAATCGGCGCGCGACAACCTCGCCGACCCGCGCGCCCGGTTTCACTGGGCCGATGCGCGCGACTTCACCCTGTCGGAACCCGTGAACGGCGTCATCATGAACCCGCCCTTCCATGACGGGCGCGCGGCCGATCCCCGGATCGGCGCCGATTTCATCGCGGCCGCCGCGCGCCTGCTGACGGGGGCGGGGCGGCTGTGGATGGTCGCCAACCGGCATCTGCCCTATGAAACCGTCCTGGCGCAGCATTTCGCCCAAGTGACAGAGATGCGGGGGGACAGCCGCTTCAAGGTGATCGAGGCCACGGGTGCGGGACGCGCCGCCGCGCACAAGGGCCGCCGCTGA
- a CDS encoding SDR family oxidoreductase: MSLSIQGKTAIVTGAGRGIGLAIARHFVERGAHVMFADTDEAALAEAMSDYDERDPHVRGFSGRMSEKLATANLLSATLDAFDRVDILVNAHRLVKASDPLDTDLEVLEQLLRQNMVAGLRMTQIVAKRMIKQAEADPAAGAAGAIVNISTLAALHPVPTMLGYSIAYAAQEQATRGMALALAPHKIRVNGVRFGSVMSHELKDSLRDKPDLRSKIVAATPMGRIAAADELVDTVLYLASDASRFVTGQIVTVDGGRSLSDRLAVQTV; this comes from the coding sequence ATGAGCCTGTCGATCCAGGGCAAGACCGCCATCGTCACCGGGGCCGGGCGCGGCATCGGCTTGGCCATCGCGCGCCATTTCGTCGAACGCGGCGCCCATGTGATGTTCGCCGATACCGACGAGGCCGCCCTGGCCGAGGCGATGTCGGATTACGACGAACGCGACCCGCATGTGCGCGGCTTTTCGGGCCGGATGTCGGAAAAGCTGGCGACGGCGAACCTGCTGTCGGCGACGCTGGACGCTTTCGACCGGGTGGACATCCTTGTCAACGCGCACCGGCTGGTCAAGGCGTCGGATCCGCTGGACACGGATCTGGAGGTGCTGGAACAGCTGCTGCGCCAGAACATGGTGGCGGGGCTGCGGATGACCCAGATCGTCGCCAAGCGGATGATCAAGCAGGCCGAGGCCGATCCCGCCGCCGGGGCGGCAGGGGCGATCGTCAACATCTCGACCTTGGCGGCGCTGCATCCGGTGCCGACCATGCTGGGCTATTCGATCGCCTATGCGGCGCAGGAACAGGCGACGCGGGGAATGGCCCTGGCGCTTGCCCCCCACAAGATCCGGGTGAACGGCGTCCGCTTCGGCAGCGTCATGTCCCACGAGTTGAAGGATTCCCTGCGCGACAAACCGGATCTGCGCAGCAAGATCGTCGCGGCGACCCCGATGGGACGCATCGCCGCCGCCGACGAGCTGGTCGACACGGTGCTGTATCTGGCCAGCGATGCCTCGCGCTTCGTGACCGGGCAGATCGTGACCGTCGACGGCGGGCGCAGCCTGTCCGACCGCCTGGCGGTCCAGACCGTCTGA
- the hemF gene encoding oxygen-dependent coproporphyrinogen oxidase, with the protein MEQERSTAAAWFRSLRDRIVAAFEGLEDRGPGDAPAGRFDVAPTTRADDGGGGLMSVMRGGRVFEKVGVNWSEVHGSLAPRAQAAMASRGVPGIDGDPRFWASGISLVAHMRNPQAPAVHMNTRMFWTPGAWWFGGGADLNPCIEHPADTAHFHATLRAACDAHDGGYYDRFKAWADDYFFIPHRGRARGVGGIFFDDLNTGDWQADFAFTRAVGEAFLPAFLPLAQARMGQPFSDADRDTQLIHRGLYAEYNLVYDRGTKFGLETGHNADAVLMSLPPLAKWP; encoded by the coding sequence ATGGAACAGGAACGCAGCACCGCCGCCGCTTGGTTCCGCAGCCTGCGCGACCGCATCGTCGCGGCTTTCGAGGGGCTGGAGGATCGCGGCCCGGGCGACGCGCCGGCGGGCCGGTTCGACGTGGCCCCGACCACGCGCGCGGATGACGGCGGCGGCGGCCTGATGTCGGTGATGCGGGGCGGCCGCGTCTTCGAAAAGGTCGGCGTCAACTGGTCCGAGGTCCACGGCAGCCTGGCCCCGCGCGCGCAGGCGGCGATGGCCTCGCGTGGGGTGCCGGGGATCGACGGCGACCCGCGTTTCTGGGCCAGCGGCATCAGCCTGGTCGCGCATATGCGCAACCCCCAGGCGCCCGCCGTCCACATGAACACGCGGATGTTCTGGACCCCCGGCGCCTGGTGGTTCGGCGGCGGCGCCGACCTGAATCCCTGCATCGAACATCCCGCCGACACCGCCCATTTCCACGCCACCCTGCGCGCGGCCTGCGATGCCCATGACGGCGGCTATTACGACCGTTTCAAGGCCTGGGCGGACGATTACTTCTTCATCCCTCATCGCGGGCGGGCGCGGGGCGTGGGCGGGATCTTCTTCGACGACCTGAACACCGGCGACTGGCAGGCCGATTTCGCCTTCACCCGCGCCGTCGGAGAGGCCTTCCTGCCCGCCTTCCTGCCTCTGGCCCAAGCGCGGATGGGCCAGCCCTTCAGCGATGCGGACCGCGACACGCAACTGATCCATCGCGGGCTTTATGCGGAATACAACCTGGTCTATGACCGGGGCACGAAATTCGGGCTGGAAACCGGCCACAACGCCGATGCCGTGCTGATGAGCCTGCCGCCGCTGGCGAAATGGCCCTAG
- a CDS encoding DMT family transporter produces MIWVAATLIAATAQTARNAAQAGLTRQVGTIGATAVRFVFGFPFAAAALALTAIWMPIPRPDMTVLAWAALGAMAQIAATAFMLVTMRGQGFGVATALMKTEPITLALIGAVILAEPLGPARLGAIAVATLGVVLASGVAWKRAAWGPVATGVLSGALFGLSAIGFRGALLALPDAGYAIRALTILAITLGIQAAVMSAWLALRDRRALAGIMAEWRVSLGAGLLGAFASLFWFIGFALTPAANVRTLALVEVVMAQALSGRLFRQTVRPLQLVGMGLILAGVGWLLSVAA; encoded by the coding sequence ATGATCTGGGTGGCCGCAACCCTGATCGCGGCCACCGCGCAGACCGCCCGGAATGCCGCGCAGGCGGGGCTGACGCGCCAGGTCGGCACCATCGGCGCGACCGCCGTGCGCTTCGTCTTCGGCTTTCCCTTCGCCGCGGCCGCCCTGGCCCTGACCGCGATCTGGATGCCGATTCCCCGGCCGGATATGACGGTCCTGGCCTGGGCCGCGCTTGGCGCCATGGCGCAGATCGCGGCGACGGCGTTCATGCTGGTCACCATGCGGGGCCAGGGATTCGGCGTCGCCACCGCGCTGATGAAGACGGAACCCATCACCCTGGCCCTGATCGGCGCGGTGATCCTGGCCGAGCCGCTTGGCCCCGCCCGGCTGGGCGCGATCGCGGTCGCGACGCTGGGCGTGGTCCTGGCATCGGGCGTCGCCTGGAAACGGGCGGCCTGGGGGCCGGTGGCGACCGGGGTGCTGTCGGGGGCGCTGTTCGGGCTGTCGGCGATCGGCTTTCGCGGCGCGCTGCTGGCCCTGCCCGATGCGGGCTATGCGATCCGCGCCCTGACCATCCTGGCGATCACCCTGGGGATCCAGGCGGCGGTGATGTCGGCCTGGCTGGCCCTGCGCGACCGCCGCGCCCTGGCGGGGATCATGGCCGAATGGCGGGTATCGCTGGGCGCCGGGCTGCTGGGCGCCTTTGCGTCGCTGTTCTGGTTCATCGGCTTTGCCCTGACCCCCGCCGCCAATGTCCGCACCCTGGCCCTGGTCGAGGTGGTGATGGCGCAGGCCCTGTCGGGGCGGCTGTTCCGCCAGACCGTCCGCCCGCTGCAACTGGTGGGGATGGGCCTGATCCTGGCGGGGGTCGGCTGGCTGCTGAGCGTGGCGGCCTAG